The genomic interval GGGACTGTATGGAGCCGATAATAGTGTGATAACCACGTATGGTCCCAGGGGGGCACTGGACGTACCTGGGGATGAAAGTCCAGCATGGGGACTGTATGGAGCCGATAATAGTGTGATAACCACGTATGGTCCCAGGGGGGCACTGGACGTACCTGGGGAATCACCTCCTCACTCCTACAAAtgtctaaccactctgctgtGTACTTGAAACTAGTGTAATATTGAACGCCAACGGAAATTGAagagaaaagtttttaaagagtGAGAATGTCCGCTTTGGCAGCTGTTAGCCAAAGTGTGACAGCAAGCCCCAGGACTGTCCTAGATAAACAGACCCGGGCACCAGTTAAAGGGCAAGGACAGATTTTAACCAGTAATAGACTTAGTGCAATAGAAAAGCGGGTTCCACATGCCCCAAACTCTCCTGCGATCTGTGCAGGGGTGAGCGggcattttaaagggaaaatcgGGGAGGGGGCCATGGGAACAGGAGGAGCTGAGCAGGGCCAGGGAAGTGCAAACGCAGAGTGAGCGGAGAGGGTGGTCCCCGTGAGCCCCTCTGGGCTTCCAGCCGGCACCTGTCCAAGGCTGGCTCCCACCCTCCCATAAAGACAGGGGACAGAGGCCCTACCTACGGCGTTGGCAGGTGTACATAGTGAATTCTTTGGGCAGTTTTCAGCTCCTCAGGCAGGGACTTTAGGAGGCTAGGGTCATCCTAGGGACGCAGAAACTGTGTTAGCATTTGTTTGGATCTTGACAGGCCGACACTGAGTTCTGTGTGTGGGGTGAGTAAACCTTCCTCCCTTCGAAGGCCCAGGCAGGGCTTAGACTAATTACTAGCTGTGTCCATGAATTCTTTGACTCTCTAAAGGTGAGCTTTTGACCAATTGCCCAGGGCAAATCCGACTTTGTGGTTTGTAACACCACACCTGCCACGAGGGACTTGTGTTGACATTTAGGTCCATATTGCTGTTAGTACACAGGGGACACAGGGGACGTGGGCAGCACTCTCTGAAACCCACAGTGTCACTTAGTCTAGCCACTAGAAGGTTGGATAGAAGGAAGCTCTTTGTAGGTTGCTGTGTTAATGGCCTGAGAGATGgctccttcctccctcagctCCACCTATCCTCCAGTAGTGACACGATGACATGTCTGAGCTGGATGGGAGATGGACAGGATGACCTCTAAGAAAATTTGGATGTCTGGCCTCTTTGGAGCTGCTCTCCATGGCATAGTTCTGAAGGAAGTGGCTCATTGGGCCATTTGTCTttagtgcagtgattttcaaccttttttgagccacggcacattttttacatttacaaaatcctagggcacaccacctaccaaaatgacacaaaatgacactctaacacagtacatattatacatatagttaataatatagtttctaaatgtatttatactcacttagtgtgaaacctggacctgtttcgatgaacacaaaagggatatcctggcaggaatggtagaaagacacacacaaagctcttcctcaacagttctcagtctctctctgtttttagtttttttcgcagtcaagcttgagaagctcagctcacatagatatgtggttgaaaacgggagcaatgtcaaaatagctttgttggccagaatggggaactccttggcaacagataaccaaaaactgtccaaaggaagatcagcaaactttagctttaaaccacgatcttgtttcagtttaatgagttcctcttgctcctttaaagtcatgtcctttccagcaacggatactgagctgtatgggtccctaacccagtcaaggcattctgtgaaggctgaaaagaaataaaaggacaatgtcttctcaagagttttcaaatgtctgccaatcacctcgcacattgcagcagtgttgccatcatgctgtttctcggtgagcgggaacatctcaaggttgccacgctgcacatgttgttgccagagctgcacctttaaacagaatccgttcattttatcagtgcttataagcaggttttcattttggCCTTGCATCCGtttgttcagttcattcagataatgaaatacatcagccaggtatgccagctttgtacaccactcatcacttgcaagcagctttgagtaatcggacctctcgtttgtcagaaatactttaagttcctctcacAACTCGTACACACGGGCCAGCACTTTGCCGCGCGACAGCCACCGGACCTccgtgtggagcaataagattttatgttccgctcccatttctttacacaaagacgcaaataagcgacatctcaaaggtcacgtcttcacaaagttcactatgctcacaacatcatccaacacaggagctagatctgctggtaaggtctttgcaatgAGAGCCTCATGGTGCAAAAACAGtgcgtaacaataacatctgggtttctttctttgaccctacttatgAAGCCTTTGATGCTCCCGACCATGGCTGTGGCTCCATgagtgcagacacctgtgcagttttcctatgtaagcccgcttttatcCAACGTGAcccgaaatatttcctctcctgttgatttttctggcagtgccttgcaaaataggaagttttctctaatggcttctccatccaaAAAATgcacgttggccaagagctgacaatgttcACTAATATCCGTCGACTCGTCAactgcaaggcaaatttcttactgatgcgcaccttttccaaaacaacagtttcaatgtccgcagacatgtcaacaatacgtctggcaattgtgttatctgcgagaggcactttagctatctctttggctgtggtagggccaagcatctcatttacaatggctttacaagctggcagtattaatgtttctgccacagtgtgggacttttttgatttggctacgagttcagcaacaaggtagctagctttgaaggctctctcgtttacctttgtggtttttctcaaaagttgcccgtttctcattgtttgtacgtAAGCGTACAAAATAGTCCATCGGCTTGTTTTGAACGGAAGGGTGTTTCGTTTGGAGATGGTGTTTAAGCTTGCTCCGCACCATGGCGCTATTGGAtagcttctcaccacacaccaagcacagcagagtcggtgctgtctcatccccggtgaaagtaaatccaaTTGAAAGATAGCTTTCGCTGTATTGCTTCGAGCTCaccgtcttgtcttttttcttttgttgaccactcatactagggccttcatctgggtcagaattttgtccagggccctgttcagcatttgcattttcccttctcaaaaacttctccatcactgtcacttgctcatcttgctgagatcccaaactgtcacaagagtgaaatatgcctggcagaggtcctttaaataaattacatttatttaaaaaaaaagttaaataaaaaaggataatcccctcatatatacagtcccatgtaacatccctcatatatacagtcccatgtaacatccccttataaatacagtcccatgtaacatccctcatatacagtcccatgtaacccctcatatatacagtcccatgtatcccctcatatatacagtcccactaatagatactggagctttcatcgaggatgtgggttcaaatcaatttggcaaatgtctagtctctatatagagactggacaaaatcaattttagaaaatgttgggtacttgtgtaacatcacaAGTCTTCAGAGCAtatctactgtcagattgagaagtttgctttctaggtaaggattctgataaatactagagttctccctgaggttgtgggttcaaatcccatggtcagctgggtgcaggggccttggttctgtctgttttgatggtgtatatagagatttgagctctttaagaagatgacccttcaggaggccatatacaatatagataacattgtgatgcattgtatatcaccctctgcgggggtctcttttaaaaagaaaaaggtcaaatatctctatgcaccatcaggatagacataaccagctgaggctgaggcttcatctagtggtgacaacatttacctccagtcctgaccaggattagaaatcgggaccatggggaggagtagcagcttcaactactcgctgaggccacacaatgacaagtgcgcagcagctccagtggggaccttcctgggtatAGATGAGAGGCGGtgtactattggttcatcactagtggtcaggatgaatcctagaaggtgattggtcagtgagtgttccctgtgcctccactctttctGTCGCTGAtggctggagggattgtgaggggaacgtttatgttcggatggaagcggctggcggcgggccggataaatagcctccgcaggCCGTATCTGGCACgcaggtcgtagtttggggacccatgtttaatttccccacagcacacctgaccatgtctcacggcacactagtgtgccgcagcacactggttgaaaaacactgctttagtgTACTTCGGATGTGTGGCTTCCTTTCAAAAGGAGCTACATGCAAGTTAAAGCCCATaatgggccctgaccggttagCTCACTCAGTTGGACTGttatcctgaaacaccaaggataagggttcaatctctggtcaggccacatatgggaaacaatcaatgaatgaacaactaagtgaaacaacaaaataaatgcttctttctctctcttcctctccctcctcttcctctttcctctctctttctctaaaattagccCAATGTAAAGTGATTGGTGGCACTGAAGAATACACACCTCAGCCACCTTAGAGGGAGATGAGTCAGGAAGCCATTGGGAGACATCTTAGCGCCACGCGGGGTCTCCGTCTGGTCTCCCTTGGTCCATGAGCACTTCCTGTGAGCTCACTGTGTAACAGGCCCTGTGCAAGGTCCAGGGGGTTCAAATATCAAGATGCCATGCCTCAGTCAGCAGTTCAGTATTTGTAGGGTTCTCTGAAGCCTCTCCAGAAGAATCTACACTCTGAACTCAGGGCTTAGCCTCTGGGACATCACCTCAGTTGCTGCTCTTTCAGCCCACCCACAGTGATCCTGAGACTCCGCCCACCTTCCCTCTTCTGACTCAGGCCATCCCAGGGGACCTGAGACAGGGCGCTGTGGGTTACTGGGAGCCAGCGCTGCCTCTGCTGAGCGTCCCACATATGGAGGAAGGTAGAGAACGTCAGTTTTCTGCCTGACAGTACCTGTGCCCTCCACCCCACGCTCCAGCCTCCGAGCTGTGGGAGACAGCACAAATGGTGGCTTCCTTACCCAGGATGGGACGGCCACCATCACTGTCAGCGGCACTTGATTCTCCTGTGGCTGGACGGCATGGAGAGCAGGCTGAGAGCTCTAGATGAAGTCCCGGTGGTGGTCACCCTCACCGTGCACCAGCCCATGGGGGCCACCGTGTGTTAGTGGTCACCAGCAGGAGGGCCAAGGCACCGTGGACAtctctgtgaccagagccacagaAAATAAGAGCCTTCTCAAATGGGCCAAAGATACACAACACTAGACCCAGGCAGGGTTGCCAGAAGTGTATAGGACACTTAGCTAAATGTGAATTTAAGAAcccaggaaataattttttatttttattattattattattattttttttttttgtatttttcttaagtgagaagcagggaggcagagagactcccacatgcatctgaccaggatccactgggcatgcccagtagggggcaatgctctgcccatctggagccattgttgcaactggagccattgtagtgcctgaggcagaggccatggagccagctgTGTCCATGATTCTTTGACTCTCTAAAGGTGAGCTTTTGACCAGTTGCCCAGGGCAACTCTGACTTTGTGGTTTGTAACACCACACCTGCCACGAGGGACTTGTGTTGACATTTAGGTCCATATTGCTGTTAGTACACAGGGGACGCAGGGGACGTGGGCAGCACTCTCTGAAACCCACAGTGTCACTTAGTCTAGCCACTAGAAGGTtgttagcgcccaggccaactcactctattggagaaggaaataatttttaaattcagtatgTACCATGCAGTATTTGGGTCTTaatcaaaagaatatttttcatgtatcagaaattcaaatttaacttggACCTGCTGCTTCTGTTATCATggcttattttttgtttgcttgcttgttttacTAAATCTGGCAAATCTAGATTCAGGTAAAGGGTCtagcccaggcatggccaacatactgCCCACGGGCCGGATCCAGCCCACgcaatgagtttatgtggcctgcaattaaatttttaatattctctgctactttaaaatctcagctactcagaagcagaagcgtctttgattattggaaatcgagatatttaagaagatagtgatacgtggaaaagaattcagcatgtgactaatctagggttaacttccaatggatttgcgatacttttttatttaaaaaaaatcctccattataaagatttacaacttttgtactcatctgtatgaactgtttgacatttagcggcgatgtgaaacccacattcttttaggtggagtttgtcagtgtgcacccaaggtcaaacagtttgttatttttgtggtcaagtgtgctgaatcaagtggcattgtagcatagacaatagctgcagttgaaactgaaaatgtgtccaggctgtttgtaacacaaaataattgttttatttgcaatataaccccttcaagctcattctattagttaaatattgtttcaattgattgcgatacagtttggatatttatacagtatgtaattatatttttattaaaacatatttttattaaaataatattgtatattaaatttttttcactcacatttattcataaacaaattacataataaaattttgtttacttaaacaaatcggttttgtatttaacattttttaattttaatatttcgtccagcccgtgaaaaaagttttctttctaatctggcctgggggcaaaaactgttggccacgcctggtagCCCATTCTGCCAGGCGTGGTCCAAGGGAGACACTGAATCCCCCGCACCCCCAGGCCTCCAGAAAAGGAAGCCAGAATTCCATCAGAGGCTCTTTGGAGCTGGCCTGAAGCCCAGCCCAGGTGGACAAGTGAAGAACCCCCAAGATGCTCTGGCTCCCAATGCCACCTGGATGCCCAGAGACAGCTGAGAAACACCACTCAGGTTAAACTACTTTTTATTAGTTGGCTTATCTTCCTTCTTGGGGCAGGACCCAAACCACATCACCCAGCCTGTTGTGCACGGCCAGGTCCCTCCAGAGTGGATCCTAGAAGTCATCACAGCCATCCACCCAGTCGCTGAGTTCCTGGCCCTGGCAGTTTTGCCTCCAGGTCTCCCTGAGGATGgagagtggggaagaggggagacCAGGTCAGCACAGCCTTCCGTCCTGCTCAGAGAAGAACAGGAAGGAGGCGTGGGCTCTGAGGCAGAAGCGAGGTGAGGAGAGCGGATAGCAAGGAACATTGCCTTGTTCCAGCTTCACATTGGCATCCTGAAGAAGATAGGCAAGATCCTGAGGCTCCATGGTCTCTAGTTTCCAGGGGTTCTAAACTTTGATAACTGGTGTTCTCCATGACACTAGTGTCAAAGAGGCCAATGACCAGGAGTGTCCCTAAAGGACCTCTATTACCCTATCAAACAGGAGTGGTCTCCTGGCTTCTCAGTCTCTCCCATTAGACTGAGGGAACCTTGAGGACAAGGTCTTGGGTCTCAGCCGCCGCTGAAGCCCagccagcacccagcacagagcagTTCTCAACGTGTGCACGGGGAAGGAGTAGACAGCACCCTTTCCACCTTCCGGGGCTTCTTCCTACTAGCCTCAGCCCCTCAGCCGCTCTAAGGGACTCTACGTGCCTGAGTTTGCTCCCAGTGTACAAAATGGACTTGTTCTTTGATTTAGCCCAGACATCCTGTTTCTTCCATCCCAGGTGGCACCTCAGGGCCTCAAGCCCCCGGATTCCAGCCTGAGCCTGCATTCCCCCTTCCTGATTTTACACATGTGCGTTATGTCCTGCTGAGCCGGCCTCGGACAAGATCCGGTACATAGGGCTTGGGCTGTTCTCTAAAAGTTGCGGCCATTGTCAAGGTCCGTCTCAGACCTTCTCTATATTCATAGCCAcgttcccctcctcctctccctcactgGCCACATATCACCTGTCCCTAATCGTCCTGCACAGCCCCTCGTACTCAACCCTTCTCCTGTCTGTCACCTGGTGACTGTCCTAGTCCGGACGCCCTGTCTCTCACCTAGACTCCTACAAAGGATCCTCCACCAATTCCCCGCTCTAGCCTCTCCTTAGACATTCCATGCCATCCGGGTCACTTTACCAGCCTGTCACTCTCACATCTGCCCATGGTGCTGGCTGCACCAGCCACCTGGAGTGGTTTCCCTTCCCCTCATTCTGCCCCCTGCTGGTGAGTAAAGGGAGACCTGAAACTGTAGGTGAGGCTCCCATCAGAAGAACCCCTGCCTCAGAGGAACCCCTGTGAAGCACAGACCTTGTCTAATGCCCCATCGATGCTCAACCCCCTCCCTCGTCTGGGAGGAGGGCTCCCCGTCCtgggggagagaagtgggagaggcgAAGGCTGACAGGGTGAGGCTGCGGAGAGCCCGCCGGGCTTTAGGCAGGGAATCTATTATTTCATATGTTGTACAGCGTGGGTCTTTACATAAAAGTCAGTGTGGACAAAGGTGTCATggttagaaaacaaactaaaaaggtttCCTAGACCCTGATCTAGCGGACCTGGAGAAAAGGATCCTGACATAGGCCCGGCTCGGGAGAGCAGGCTAGCTCCCTGACCTCCAGTGCATCGCTTATCCGCCCTGAAACCCAGCGTGTGGTCTGTAGATGCTTCACTGTAGTCGTCCTACCACCAAAGTGTGCGGATTAGACTGTGAAGCCAGGGATGGGGCCTGGGACAGGGCAGGCACTCTGAAAAGGTTAGTTCCCTGCTGCTGGACACCTGTCCTGCCCACATACCCTTGGGGGGGCTCCAGTCATGTTACTTACCAGTTGCTCAGACCCTTGGTCTCCTGACTTATCTTCATGGCACAGATAACACTATCCTTGAGGTTAGGATTCAATAAATctggggtgggaggcagagaaacacagTGAGGGAGCCGAGGGCAGAGCTGGACATACAtgaagcatctctctctctctctctctctcacacacacacacacaaacacacacacacacacacatgcacacacacacacacacacacacacacacacacacacacccttccatCCTAAGCCTGACTCTGTCTCTTGACCCTACCGGAAGCACCAATGTTGCCCTGTCACTTTCCTTTCTCAGTAGCAGCCCACCACCCGCCCCCACAGCTCTCAGGACAGTCTCCCCTCGGGACCCCAGTTCAGATTCATGAGGACCCACCCTCATCACTTGCCACATCCCGCCCTCCCTGGTGGGAACAGCAGGGTGTAAGGCCTTCCCCACTCAGCGATAAAGGCACGAGGAACACACGGAACCAGAAAGAAGTGAAGGCTGGAGCGGAGGACTGACCCCAGCCAACCTCAGGCTCAGACCCAGCCTACCTGTGCAGTACATGTGGCACAGGTTGGGGCCTTTTCTATCAAATTTTTTACACCACTTTCGGCTGTTGATATGGAAGATGCCATTGTTGGAGCTTCCATCGGGTTCATACTCCACATCAGATGCATCAAAGCCACTTGCGAAATAAGCAAGACAGACCCCTGCATAAGGTGGAGACACACACCTGTGGGTCACATGGTCAAGGGAAACCCAGACGAGAGTTTTCACAATGCAGGTCCCACATCTTAGCTCCTTTGAGCCTCAACTGCTGCTTTGAGGT from Saccopteryx leptura isolate mSacLep1 chromosome 2, mSacLep1_pri_phased_curated, whole genome shotgun sequence carries:
- the LOC136393657 gene encoding sperm acrosome membrane-associated protein 3-like isoform X1, translating into MEARSWAPRRQHGPPGVTWLAVVSLLSCLLIPGQAKIYSRCELVKLLQDLGLEGYRGYSLADWVCLAYFASGFDASDVEYEPDGSSNNGIFHINSRKWCKKFDRKGPNLCHMYCTDLLNPNLKDSVICAMKISQETKGLSNWETWRQNCQGQELSDWVDGCDDF
- the LOC136393657 gene encoding sperm acrosome membrane-associated protein 3-like isoform X2 yields the protein MWLAVVSLLSCLLIPGQAKIYSRCELVKLLQDLGLEGYRGYSLADWVCLAYFASGFDASDVEYEPDGSSNNGIFHINSRKWCKKFDRKGPNLCHMYCTDLLNPNLKDSVICAMKISQETKGLSNWETWRQNCQGQELSDWVDGCDDF